The Rhizobium brockwellii genome window below encodes:
- a CDS encoding Gfo/Idh/MocA family protein has translation MKFSAILCGCGAMSKGWLRAIASNPLLADSITIVGLVDLSRETAEKLAAEFGLDGAVIGSDLSEVIAATKADLVFDIVIPAARYDVVSTALKAGCHVLSEKPMAASLAEGAALVDLAAETGRIHAVIQNRRFISGVRRLRRFVESGAIGELTAIHCDFFLAPHFGGFREEMDNVLLLDMAIHTFDAARYVADRKPLTVYCVERNPKGSWYRHGAAANAIFEFSDDIVFTYRGSWCAEGERTSWESQWRLVGSKGMLAWDGEENFKATIAGEEPGLLRGSVAVSVPGPEHDEETHGHASVIADFIAAIGTGKRPETVNSDNIRSLAMVFGAIESAKTGRRVEISA, from the coding sequence GTGAAATTCAGTGCCATTCTGTGCGGGTGCGGAGCTATGTCCAAAGGTTGGTTGCGCGCCATCGCCTCCAACCCTCTGCTGGCCGATTCCATCACCATCGTCGGCCTTGTCGACCTGAGCCGGGAGACGGCCGAAAAGCTTGCTGCGGAATTCGGCCTTGATGGCGCCGTCATCGGTTCGGACCTGTCCGAAGTCATCGCGGCCACAAAGGCCGACCTGGTCTTCGACATCGTCATTCCGGCTGCGCGCTACGACGTCGTTTCCACCGCACTCAAGGCCGGCTGCCATGTGCTCAGCGAAAAGCCGATGGCGGCCTCGCTTGCCGAGGGCGCAGCGCTGGTCGATCTTGCCGCCGAGACCGGCCGCATCCACGCTGTCATCCAGAACCGTCGCTTCATATCAGGCGTCAGGCGCCTGCGTCGCTTCGTCGAAAGCGGCGCGATCGGCGAACTCACCGCCATCCATTGCGATTTCTTCCTGGCGCCGCATTTCGGCGGCTTCCGCGAAGAGATGGACAATGTCCTGCTTCTCGACATGGCGATCCACACTTTCGATGCGGCGCGCTACGTCGCCGACAGGAAGCCGCTCACCGTCTATTGCGTCGAGCGCAATCCGAAGGGTTCGTGGTACCGACACGGCGCCGCAGCCAACGCCATCTTCGAATTTTCCGACGACATCGTCTTCACATATCGCGGCTCCTGGTGCGCCGAGGGCGAGCGGACCAGCTGGGAAAGCCAGTGGCGCCTCGTCGGCTCGAAGGGAATGCTCGCCTGGGATGGCGAAGAGAATTTCAAGGCGACCATCGCCGGCGAAGAGCCCGGCCTTCTACGCGGCTCTGTTGCCGTAAGCGTTCCCGGTCCAGAACATGACGAGGAAACCCACGGCCACGCCAGCGTAATCGCCGACTTCATCGCGGCGATCGGCACCGGCAAACGGCCCGAGACGGTCAATTCCGACAATATCCGAAGCCTTGCCATGGTCTTCGGCGCGATCGAAAGCGCCAAGACGGGCAGGCGCGTCGAAATTTCAGCATAG
- a CDS encoding sugar phosphate isomerase/epimerase family protein, whose amino-acid sequence MSNPAKSIRIGTMVSGNKGDAASRISEIAGMGFESFEPFFWQTTKGQDLEELGKRCLDAIGDRDITISTLGMFGNPLEETAIDLETLEGWKHCIDNAHHFGATCVAGFTGRIRGKPLTDSLPRYKQIWSELAKRAADKGVKIAFENCAMDGNWATGDWNIAHNPDAWELMFNETPDDNIGLEWEPCHQMVYLIDPLPQIRKWAHKFFHVHGKDATIRWEVIKEHGIFGKEKFVFMRTPGFGDSNWTDIISELRLAGWSGSIDIEGWHDPVYRDALEMTGQVYALNHLKHARGGEFVVDPI is encoded by the coding sequence GTGAGCAACCCTGCAAAATCCATTCGTATCGGCACCATGGTCAGCGGCAACAAGGGCGATGCCGCTAGCCGCATCAGCGAGATCGCCGGCATGGGCTTCGAAAGCTTCGAGCCTTTCTTCTGGCAAACGACGAAGGGCCAGGACCTTGAAGAGCTCGGCAAGCGCTGTCTCGATGCGATCGGCGACCGCGACATCACCATCTCGACGCTCGGCATGTTCGGCAATCCGCTGGAAGAGACCGCAATCGACCTCGAGACGCTGGAGGGCTGGAAGCATTGTATCGACAATGCCCATCATTTCGGCGCCACCTGCGTTGCCGGCTTCACCGGCCGCATCCGCGGCAAGCCACTGACCGACAGCCTGCCTCGCTACAAGCAGATCTGGAGCGAGCTTGCCAAGCGGGCGGCCGACAAGGGCGTCAAGATTGCTTTCGAGAATTGCGCCATGGACGGTAACTGGGCGACCGGCGACTGGAATATCGCGCATAATCCCGACGCCTGGGAACTGATGTTCAACGAGACGCCTGACGATAATATCGGGCTGGAGTGGGAGCCGTGCCATCAGATGGTCTATCTGATCGACCCCTTGCCGCAGATCCGCAAATGGGCGCACAAGTTCTTCCACGTCCACGGCAAGGACGCGACCATCCGCTGGGAGGTGATCAAGGAACACGGCATCTTCGGCAAGGAGAAGTTCGTCTTCATGCGCACGCCGGGCTTCGGCGACAGCAACTGGACCGACATCATTTCCGAGCTGCGCCTTGCCGGCTGGTCCGGTTCGATCGATATCGAAGGCTGGCACGACCCGGTCTATCGCGATGCGCTTGAAATGACCGGCCAGGTCTATGCGCTGAACCACCTCAAGCATGCCCGGGGCGGCGAATTCGTCGTCGATCCCATCTGA
- a CDS encoding ABC transporter substrate-binding protein → MAIRKYAILGALALAGVSLFGLSAKAEDVTLTLWSLDKDTQPAPNLVKEFNAQNNGIKIEYRLIQFDDVVTEAMRAYATGQAPDIIAVDNPEHALFSSRGAFLDLTDMIAKSTVIKPENYFPGPLKSVEWDGKYFGVPKATNTIALYYNKDMFKAKGLDPAKPPQTWDELVEDARKLTDPAKNVYGLAFSAKANEEGTFQFLPWAQMGGGSYEHINAEGAVKALGIWKTIMDEKLASPDTLTRGQWDSTGTFNSGNAAMAISGPWELDRMTQEAKFDWGVTLLPVPKEGAERSSAMGDFNWAIFATSKHPAEAFKALEYFASQDDKMFKNFGQLPARSDISIPETGQPLKDAALKVFLEQLKYAKPRGPHPQWPKISKAIQDAIQGALTGQMSPKDALDQAADKIKAVLG, encoded by the coding sequence ATGGCTATCCGCAAATATGCAATTCTGGGTGCTCTCGCACTTGCAGGCGTCTCGCTATTCGGCCTTTCGGCCAAGGCCGAAGACGTCACACTGACCCTCTGGTCGCTGGATAAGGACACCCAGCCGGCGCCGAACCTCGTCAAGGAGTTCAACGCCCAGAACAATGGCATCAAGATCGAATATCGGCTGATCCAGTTCGACGACGTCGTCACTGAGGCGATGCGCGCCTACGCCACAGGCCAGGCGCCCGACATCATCGCCGTCGACAATCCGGAACATGCGCTGTTTTCGTCGCGCGGTGCCTTCCTCGATCTCACCGACATGATCGCCAAGTCGACCGTCATCAAGCCGGAGAACTACTTTCCGGGGCCGCTGAAATCGGTCGAGTGGGACGGCAAGTATTTTGGCGTGCCGAAGGCAACGAACACGATCGCGCTCTACTACAACAAGGACATGTTCAAGGCCAAGGGCCTCGATCCGGCGAAGCCGCCGCAGACCTGGGACGAGCTCGTCGAGGATGCACGCAAGCTGACGGACCCCGCCAAAAACGTCTACGGTCTCGCCTTCTCGGCCAAGGCAAACGAGGAGGGCACCTTCCAGTTCCTTCCCTGGGCCCAGATGGGCGGCGGCAGCTATGAGCACATCAATGCCGAGGGCGCGGTGAAGGCGCTCGGGATCTGGAAAACGATCATGGACGAGAAGCTCGCTTCTCCCGACACCTTGACGCGCGGCCAGTGGGATTCGACCGGCACCTTCAATTCCGGCAATGCTGCCATGGCGATATCGGGTCCATGGGAGCTCGACCGCATGACGCAGGAAGCGAAGTTCGACTGGGGCGTCACTCTGCTTCCGGTTCCCAAGGAAGGGGCTGAACGCTCCTCGGCCATGGGTGACTTCAACTGGGCGATCTTCGCCACCAGCAAACATCCGGCCGAAGCCTTCAAGGCGCTCGAATATTTCGCCTCGCAGGACGACAAGATGTTCAAGAACTTCGGCCAGCTTCCGGCTCGCTCCGACATTTCGATCCCGGAAACCGGTCAGCCGCTGAAAGATGCCGCCCTCAAGGTCTTCCTCGAACAGCTGAAATACGCCAAGCCGCGCGGCCCGCATCCGCAATGGCCGAAGATCTCCAAGGCGATCCAGGACGCTATCCAGGGAGCACTGACCGGCCAGATGAGCCCGAAGGACGCGCTCGACCAGGCCGCCGACAAGATCAAGGCGGTTCTTGGGTGA
- a CDS encoding carbohydrate ABC transporter permease gives MKRILMSVRDGRGFDIVLVAFPLGFLFLMAGLPLIYNVVMSFQEVDMFSLGTFSRPFVGFKNYTDLFAQPETLPILYNTVIFVVGSIAGQFLIGFGLALFFWVNFPGSSWMRGLFLVSWVMPGLVVGAIWNWILSGDFGVLNFILKESGIISGNIFWRSDPHYSLYAVIIANVWLGTSFNMILLSVGLAGIPADLYEAAELDGANVWQRFWTITLPMMRSTIGAIIALGLIFTLQQFDLFAAITSGGPNNSSNVTQYWAWDLSFRQYDFAKGATISVIMIVFVMFASVVYVRSTRHEVRG, from the coding sequence ATGAAGAGGATCCTGATGAGCGTCAGGGACGGTCGCGGTTTCGATATCGTGCTGGTCGCTTTCCCGCTCGGCTTTCTGTTCCTGATGGCGGGACTGCCGCTGATCTACAATGTCGTGATGAGTTTCCAGGAGGTCGACATGTTCAGCCTCGGGACCTTCTCGCGTCCCTTCGTCGGCTTCAAGAATTATACCGACCTCTTCGCGCAGCCGGAAACGCTGCCGATCCTCTACAACACCGTCATCTTCGTCGTCGGCTCCATCGCCGGCCAGTTCCTGATCGGCTTCGGCCTGGCGCTGTTCTTCTGGGTCAATTTTCCCGGCTCCTCATGGATGCGCGGCCTGTTCCTGGTCTCCTGGGTGATGCCCGGCCTCGTCGTCGGCGCCATCTGGAACTGGATCCTCTCCGGCGATTTCGGCGTGCTGAATTTCATTCTAAAGGAAAGCGGCATCATCTCGGGCAACATCTTCTGGCGCTCGGACCCGCATTATTCGCTTTATGCCGTCATCATCGCCAATGTCTGGCTCGGCACCTCGTTCAATATGATCCTGCTTTCCGTCGGCCTTGCCGGCATTCCTGCCGATCTCTACGAAGCGGCCGAACTCGACGGCGCCAATGTCTGGCAGCGTTTCTGGACGATCACGCTGCCGATGATGCGCTCGACCATCGGCGCCATCATCGCTCTCGGCCTGATCTTCACCCTGCAGCAGTTCGATCTTTTCGCCGCGATCACCTCGGGCGGGCCGAACAATTCGTCGAATGTCACGCAATACTGGGCCTGGGATCTCTCTTTCCGCCAATACGACTTTGCCAAGGGCGCGACGATCTCCGTCATCATGATCGTCTTCGTCATGTTCGCATCCGTCGTCTATGTCCGTTCCACACGCCATGAGGTGCGCGGATGA
- a CDS encoding carbohydrate ABC transporter permease produces MNTTNRDRLMLAISIVMAAIYLFPLYWMYITALKSGSEMFATPPSFWPAAPQWGTYAYVWESRDMGRYLWNSLVIALGSMALITLLGVGCAYVLARYRNVWVDIGLFLILMLQVLPASLMITPIFVGFSQIGMLNYPRLAVIIAVAAKSMPFFVILVRATFMSVPQELEEAALVDGNSRVGAFFNIVLPLARNGILVSAILIFMQAFGEFVYSKSMIQAVDLQPASVGLNSFMGPNTNEWNNIMAYATMYVTPILAIFVLLQRRIVSGLTSGALK; encoded by the coding sequence ATGAATACGACGAACCGCGACCGGCTGATGCTGGCGATTTCGATCGTCATGGCGGCGATCTATCTGTTCCCGCTCTACTGGATGTACATCACCGCGCTGAAAAGCGGCTCGGAGATGTTCGCGACGCCGCCGAGCTTCTGGCCGGCTGCACCCCAATGGGGCACCTATGCCTATGTCTGGGAAAGCCGCGACATGGGCCGCTATCTCTGGAACTCGCTGGTCATCGCTCTCGGCTCCATGGCGCTCATTACCCTGCTCGGCGTCGGCTGCGCCTATGTGCTTGCCAGATACCGCAATGTCTGGGTGGATATCGGACTGTTCCTGATCCTGATGCTGCAGGTCCTGCCGGCCTCGCTGATGATCACGCCGATCTTCGTCGGCTTTTCGCAGATCGGCATGCTGAATTATCCACGCCTTGCCGTCATCATCGCGGTCGCGGCAAAGAGCATGCCCTTCTTCGTCATCCTGGTGCGCGCCACTTTCATGAGCGTTCCCCAGGAGCTGGAGGAGGCGGCGCTCGTCGACGGCAATTCGCGCGTCGGCGCCTTCTTCAACATCGTGCTGCCGCTTGCCCGCAACGGCATCCTGGTCAGCGCCATCCTGATCTTCATGCAGGCCTTCGGCGAATTCGTCTATTCGAAATCGATGATCCAGGCGGTCGACCTTCAACCGGCAAGCGTCGGCCTCAACTCCTTCATGGGGCCTAACACCAACGAGTGGAACAACATCATGGCCTACGCCACGATGTATGTGACGCCGATCCTCGCCATCTTCGTTCTCTTGCAGCGCCGCATCGTATCCGGCCTCACCTCTGGAGCCCTCAAATGA
- a CDS encoding ABC transporter ATP-binding protein, whose amino-acid sequence MTTQIELRGVNKYYGAFHALKNIDLSIAKGTFVALVGPSGCGKSTLLRSLAGLESISSGDLRIAGELMNGVPPRKRDVAMVFQSYALYPHMTVEENLTYSLRIRGIAKAEAKKAAEDVAATTGLSHLLKRYPRELSGGQRQRVAMSRAIIRHPKAFLFDEPLSNLDAALRVHMRKEIRSLHDRLHATFVYVTHDQVEAMTMADHVVVMRDGIIEQQGAPLDLYDRPANRFVAGFIGSPAMNFIPAIAAENGKSLILDFGAVKQTLAITRAIEPGRKLIAGIRPEHIGVVEPGHGSFDVPIAFVESTGSSTFIVAETQPELTIVETRRDRVKAGDMIGLSVDPGQVHLFDASTDHLI is encoded by the coding sequence ATGACCACACAGATCGAGCTCAGAGGCGTCAACAAATATTACGGCGCCTTCCACGCCCTGAAGAATATCGACCTTTCGATCGCCAAGGGCACTTTCGTCGCGCTCGTCGGCCCGTCGGGCTGCGGCAAGTCCACGCTGCTGCGCTCGCTTGCCGGCCTCGAAAGCATTTCGTCGGGCGATCTCAGGATTGCCGGCGAGCTGATGAACGGCGTGCCGCCGCGCAAGCGCGATGTCGCCATGGTCTTCCAGTCCTATGCCCTTTATCCGCATATGACGGTCGAGGAAAACCTGACCTACAGCCTGCGCATCCGCGGCATCGCCAAGGCGGAGGCCAAGAAGGCCGCCGAGGACGTGGCGGCGACGACAGGTCTTTCGCATCTCCTGAAGCGCTATCCGCGCGAGCTCTCCGGCGGCCAGCGCCAGCGCGTCGCCATGAGCCGTGCCATCATCCGCCATCCCAAGGCCTTCCTGTTCGACGAGCCGCTGTCCAACCTCGATGCTGCACTGCGCGTTCACATGCGCAAGGAAATCCGGTCGCTGCACGACCGGTTGCACGCAACCTTCGTCTACGTCACGCACGACCAGGTCGAAGCGATGACGATGGCCGACCATGTGGTGGTGATGCGCGATGGCATCATCGAGCAGCAGGGCGCGCCGCTCGACCTCTACGACCGGCCGGCGAACCGGTTCGTTGCCGGCTTCATTGGCTCACCGGCGATGAATTTCATTCCCGCGATTGCCGCGGAAAACGGCAAGAGCCTTATCCTCGATTTCGGCGCGGTGAAGCAGACGCTTGCAATCACCCGTGCCATCGAGCCTGGGCGTAAGCTCATCGCGGGCATCCGGCCCGAGCATATCGGCGTCGTCGAGCCCGGCCATGGCAGCTTCGACGTGCCGATCGCCTTCGTCGAATCGACCGGATCCTCGACCTTCATCGTCGCGGAGACCCAGCCGGAACTGACGATCGTCGAGACGCGCCGCGACAGGGTCAAGGCAGGAGACATGATCGGACTTTCGGTCGATCCGGGCCAGGTCCATCTCTTCGACGCGTCGACGGATCACCTCATATAA
- a CDS encoding LacI family DNA-binding transcriptional regulator: MAKGTTPSLKDVAAAAGVSVTTVSRFVNGSLDLPFQTKKRIEDAIKTLNYRPNPHARRLSRGRSDTIGLVVPDIANPFFATLVAAVEQAADEKKLAVSLHATLNRPGREIEYLQLIERNHVDGLIFVTNHPDDGALAALINGSGKVIIVDEDIPDSKAPKLFCDNEQGGYLAGRHLAEQGHHHVLFIGGDERMISARRRYDGLLKALREQHGGEARADRYAGEYTIEYGRAAALDYLSGDRKATAIFASSDEIAIGLVEVFGSQGVSIPDDISVIGFDDVGPLHLFAPPLTAIRQPVRQIGRRSLELLLETNWHEWKPSASEELVPVEIVVRNSVAPPAK, encoded by the coding sequence ATGGCCAAGGGAACGACACCAAGCCTGAAGGATGTTGCCGCCGCCGCTGGGGTGTCGGTCACCACCGTGTCGCGTTTCGTCAACGGCAGCCTCGATCTTCCCTTTCAGACCAAGAAACGCATCGAGGATGCGATCAAGACGCTGAATTACCGGCCGAACCCGCATGCGCGTCGCTTAAGCAGGGGACGTTCGGATACGATCGGCCTCGTTGTGCCCGATATCGCCAATCCTTTCTTCGCGACCCTTGTCGCTGCCGTCGAGCAAGCAGCCGATGAAAAGAAGCTCGCCGTCTCCTTGCACGCGACGCTCAACCGGCCGGGGCGCGAGATCGAATATCTGCAGCTGATCGAGCGCAATCACGTCGACGGCCTGATCTTCGTCACCAATCACCCCGACGACGGCGCGCTTGCCGCGCTGATCAACGGCAGCGGCAAGGTCATCATCGTCGATGAGGACATTCCCGATTCGAAGGCGCCGAAGCTGTTCTGCGACAATGAGCAGGGCGGTTATCTCGCCGGCCGGCATCTGGCCGAGCAGGGCCATCACCATGTCCTCTTCATCGGCGGCGACGAGCGCATGATCAGCGCCCGCAGGCGTTATGACGGCCTGCTGAAGGCGCTCAGGGAACAGCATGGCGGCGAGGCCCGGGCCGATCGTTATGCCGGCGAATATACGATCGAATACGGCCGTGCGGCCGCACTCGACTATCTCTCCGGAGACCGAAAAGCGACGGCGATCTTCGCCAGCTCCGACGAGATCGCCATCGGGCTCGTCGAGGTCTTCGGAAGCCAAGGCGTCTCGATCCCCGATGACATTTCGGTCATCGGCTTCGACGATGTCGGTCCACTTCATCTTTTTGCACCGCCGCTGACGGCCATCCGCCAGCCGGTGCGCCAGATCGGCCGGCGGTCGCTGGAACTGCTTCTGGAAACCAATTGGCACGAGTGGAAACCATCCGCCTCGGAGGAACTGGTGCCTGTCGAAATCGTGGTGCGGAACTCCGTTGCGCCGCCTGCGAAATAA
- a CDS encoding ABC transporter substrate-binding protein, whose product MTLNLTRRTMIAAAGFTALTFIGLSGAAAQEKKTVALVQINQQALFFNQMNEGAQKAADAAGVKLVIFNANNETTAQNSAIETYVQEKVSGLAVVAIDVNGIMPAVKQAADAGIPVVAIDAILPDGPQKAQIGVDNAAAGADMGKYFLDYVKANMGGKAKLGVVGALNSFIQNIRQDGFEKTLKGVDGIEMAGVVDGQNIQDNALAAAENLITANPDLTAIYATGEPALMGAIAAVQSQGKQDKIKVFGWDLTAEAIAGIDAGFVVAVVQQDPAAMGGAAVDALVKASAGEAVTKTISVPITIVTKENVEPYRAVFK is encoded by the coding sequence ATGACACTGAATTTGACAAGACGAACGATGATCGCAGCCGCCGGCTTCACGGCATTGACCTTCATCGGCCTGTCCGGCGCTGCGGCACAGGAAAAGAAGACCGTCGCATTGGTGCAGATCAACCAGCAGGCGCTTTTCTTCAATCAGATGAATGAGGGCGCCCAGAAGGCGGCCGACGCCGCCGGCGTCAAGCTGGTGATCTTCAACGCCAACAACGAGACGACGGCGCAGAACAGCGCGATCGAAACCTACGTCCAGGAAAAGGTCTCCGGCCTTGCCGTCGTGGCGATCGACGTCAACGGCATCATGCCGGCGGTCAAGCAGGCGGCCGATGCCGGCATTCCGGTCGTCGCCATCGACGCCATCCTGCCTGATGGTCCGCAGAAGGCACAGATCGGCGTGGACAACGCCGCAGCCGGCGCCGACATGGGCAAATACTTCCTCGACTACGTCAAGGCGAACATGGGCGGCAAGGCCAAGCTCGGCGTTGTCGGCGCGCTGAACTCGTTCATCCAGAATATCCGCCAGGACGGCTTCGAGAAGACCCTGAAAGGCGTCGACGGCATTGAAATGGCCGGCGTCGTCGACGGCCAGAACATCCAGGACAACGCCCTTGCGGCGGCAGAAAACCTGATCACCGCCAATCCTGACCTGACCGCGATCTACGCCACCGGCGAGCCGGCCCTGATGGGGGCGATCGCCGCCGTCCAGAGCCAGGGCAAGCAGGATAAGATCAAGGTGTTCGGCTGGGATCTGACTGCCGAAGCCATTGCCGGCATCGATGCCGGCTTCGTCGTCGCCGTCGTCCAGCAGGATCCGGCCGCAATGGGCGGCGCCGCCGTCGACGCGCTCGTCAAGGCCTCGGCCGGCGAAGCCGTCACCAAGACGATCTCGGTGCCGATCACCATCGTGACCAAGGAGAATGTCGAGCCGTACCGGGCCGTCTTCAAATGA
- a CDS encoding ATP-binding cassette domain-containing protein, whose product MIESGQRDIAAAGSGGVASSGTGTSGGTRSDPRISLRGIRKSFGSHQALRGVDLDIFPGECLGLVGDNAAGKSTLTKIISGTYIPDAGTITMEGEEVRFSGPADARGRNIEMVFQDLSLCDHIDVVGNLFLGRELSRGPFLDTRTMLSEARKMLDSLEIRIPRLTGKVAQLSGGQRQAIAIARAASFKPKVLIMDEPTSALAVAEVEAVLALINRVKANGVSVILITHRLQDLFRVCDRIAVMYEGTKVAERQIGSTNLEDLVRLIVGEGARQ is encoded by the coding sequence ATGATCGAAAGCGGACAGCGTGACATCGCTGCCGCCGGTTCCGGAGGGGTCGCATCCTCCGGAACCGGAACATCCGGCGGCACCCGATCCGACCCGCGCATCTCGCTGCGCGGTATCCGCAAGTCGTTCGGCTCGCACCAGGCCCTGCGCGGCGTCGATCTCGACATCTTCCCCGGCGAATGCCTGGGCCTTGTCGGCGATAACGCCGCCGGCAAATCGACGCTGACGAAAATCATCTCGGGAACCTACATTCCCGATGCCGGCACGATCACCATGGAAGGTGAGGAGGTCCGCTTCTCCGGCCCCGCGGATGCGCGTGGGCGTAACATCGAAATGGTCTTCCAGGATCTCAGCCTCTGCGATCATATCGATGTCGTCGGCAATCTCTTCCTCGGCCGCGAGCTCAGCCGCGGGCCGTTTCTCGACACCAGGACGATGCTGTCGGAAGCGCGCAAGATGCTGGATTCGCTTGAGATCCGCATTCCCAGACTGACCGGCAAGGTCGCCCAGCTCTCCGGCGGGCAGCGTCAGGCGATCGCCATTGCACGCGCGGCCTCCTTCAAGCCGAAGGTGCTGATCATGGACGAGCCGACCTCCGCACTTGCCGTCGCCGAGGTCGAGGCGGTTCTGGCCCTGATCAACCGCGTCAAGGCAAACGGGGTCTCGGTGATCCTCATTACCCACCGGCTGCAGGATCTCTTCCGGGTCTGCGACCGTATCGCCGTGATGTACGAGGGTACGAAGGTGGCCGAACGGCAGATCGGCAGCACCAATCTCGAAGATCTCGTCAGGTTGATCGTCGGTGAAGGAGCCAGACAATGA
- a CDS encoding ABC transporter permease — protein MTAYTERGHGSRVADFFGEHAQVLSIAIFFLACMIFFSIGSETFFTLGNILNIIRQAAPILIVAIAMTFVIITGGIDLSVGSQVALVNAVAAIIMAMGVPWPSVLIGMILLGGFMGLVQGWFVAYQGIPAFIVTLAGLSILRGLALYLTQGYSIPIKDAPGFFALGRGEILSFPIPAVIAVIIAILGYVVITATKYGRQVVAVGSNAEAARRVGMPAKWIIASVYIISGIACAVAGLLIAARLGSGSSNAAVGFELQVIAAVVLGGTSLMGGRGTILGTVLGTLTIAVIGNGLILMHISPFFTQIVTGAIILVAIWLNTRIFTANFHFRLSRKG, from the coding sequence ATGACGGCTTATACGGAACGCGGTCACGGCTCGCGCGTCGCCGATTTCTTCGGCGAACACGCACAGGTCTTGTCGATCGCCATCTTCTTCCTGGCCTGCATGATCTTCTTCTCGATCGGCAGCGAAACCTTCTTCACACTCGGCAACATCCTGAACATCATCAGGCAGGCGGCTCCCATCCTGATCGTCGCCATCGCCATGACCTTCGTCATCATCACCGGCGGCATCGATCTTTCGGTCGGCTCGCAGGTCGCCCTCGTCAATGCGGTCGCGGCGATCATCATGGCGATGGGTGTTCCCTGGCCGTCGGTCCTCATCGGCATGATCCTGCTCGGCGGTTTCATGGGGCTGGTCCAGGGCTGGTTCGTCGCCTATCAGGGCATCCCGGCCTTCATCGTGACACTTGCCGGCCTATCGATCCTGCGCGGTCTGGCGCTCTATCTGACCCAGGGCTATTCCATTCCGATCAAGGATGCGCCGGGCTTCTTCGCGCTCGGCCGGGGCGAAATCCTGAGCTTCCCGATCCCGGCGGTCATCGCCGTCATCATCGCCATTCTCGGCTATGTCGTTATCACCGCGACCAAGTATGGCCGCCAGGTCGTGGCGGTCGGCTCCAATGCGGAGGCGGCGCGGCGTGTCGGCATGCCCGCCAAATGGATTATCGCCTCGGTCTATATCATCTCCGGCATCGCCTGCGCTGTCGCCGGCTTGCTGATCGCCGCCCGCCTTGGCTCCGGTTCGTCCAATGCCGCCGTCGGCTTCGAGCTGCAGGTGATCGCCGCCGTGGTGCTCGGCGGAACGTCGCTGATGGGCGGACGCGGCACCATCCTCGGCACCGTGCTCGGCACGCTGACCATCGCCGTCATCGGCAACGGCCTGATCCTGATGCACATATCGCCGTTCTTCACCCAGATCGTCACCGGCGCCATCATCCTTGTCGCCATCTGGCTGAACACGCGCATCTTCACGGCCAATTTCCATTTCCGGCTGAGCAGGAAAGGATGA